The Thioalkalivibrio thiocyanodenitrificans ARhD 1 genome window below encodes:
- a CDS encoding M16 family metallopeptidase: MKQLGSMRILIGALLALLLIAPVHAGPAIEQWETDNGLQVYFMEAPDLPMLDLRVVFRAGSARDGDTPGLARLTNGLLNTGAGDWDADAIAERFESVGAQYGADALRDMAYLSLRSLTEADWLEAALETFTAVLGEPRFPERDLERARRQTLVALESQAQNPGSVAQRTFFEAVYGDHPYAMAPLGTEESVRAITREQVEAFYRTFYVARNGVLVLVGGLDRVEAEAIAERVAAALPEGSPAPELSPVEPLEEARTIRVAFPSEQAHVFIGQPGMRRGDPDYFPLYVGNHMLGGSGFTSQLFEEVRTRRGLAYSVYSYFTPMEADGPFLMGVQTQVSQADEAIEVMRDTLVRFREQGPDSAQLRASKRNITGGFPLRTASNSAMVGNLAMMGFYDLPLDYLERYSERVEAVDESAIRAAFQRRLDPERMITVIVGGEG, translated from the coding sequence ATGAAGCAACTCGGATCCATGCGCATCCTGATCGGCGCCCTGCTGGCGCTGCTGCTTATCGCACCCGTTCACGCGGGCCCGGCCATCGAACAGTGGGAGACGGACAACGGGCTCCAGGTGTACTTCATGGAGGCGCCCGACCTGCCCATGCTGGACCTGCGCGTCGTGTTCCGTGCGGGCAGTGCCCGGGACGGGGACACCCCAGGTCTTGCCCGACTCACCAACGGGCTGCTGAACACGGGTGCGGGTGACTGGGATGCGGATGCCATTGCTGAGCGCTTCGAGTCGGTGGGCGCCCAGTACGGCGCCGACGCGTTGCGGGACATGGCGTACCTGAGCCTTCGCAGTCTCACCGAAGCCGACTGGCTGGAAGCCGCGCTGGAGACTTTCACCGCCGTGCTGGGTGAGCCCCGTTTTCCGGAGCGCGATCTGGAGCGTGCCCGGCGCCAGACCCTCGTTGCCCTGGAGTCCCAGGCACAGAACCCGGGCTCGGTAGCGCAGCGTACCTTCTTCGAGGCCGTGTACGGTGACCATCCCTATGCCATGGCGCCGCTTGGTACGGAAGAGAGCGTGCGCGCCATCACCCGCGAACAGGTGGAGGCCTTCTACCGGACGTTCTACGTGGCGCGCAACGGTGTGCTGGTGCTGGTGGGCGGGCTGGACCGGGTCGAGGCCGAAGCCATCGCCGAACGGGTGGCCGCGGCGTTGCCCGAAGGCAGCCCGGCACCGGAGCTGTCGCCGGTGGAACCCCTGGAAGAGGCACGCACCATCCGCGTGGCATTCCCCTCGGAGCAGGCCCATGTGTTCATCGGCCAGCCGGGCATGCGCCGCGGGGATCCGGACTACTTTCCCCTGTACGTGGGCAACCACATGCTCGGCGGCAGCGGCTTTACTTCGCAGTTGTTCGAGGAGGTTCGCACCCGGCGCGGGTTGGCCTACAGCGTCTACAGCTATTTCACGCCCATGGAGGCGGACGGTCCGTTCCTGATGGGCGTACAGACCCAGGTGTCTCAGGCCGACGAGGCCATCGAGGTGATGCGGGACACGCTGGTTCGGTTCCGGGAGCAGGGCCCGGACAGCGCGCAGCTGCGCGCCTCCAAGCGCAATATCACCGGCGGGTTCCCGCTGCGCACCGCTTCCAACAGCGCCATGGTGGGCAACCTGGCCATGATGGGGTTCTACGATTTGCCGCTGGATTACCTGGAACGCTACAGTGAGCGGGTCGAGGCGGTGGACGAGTCCGCCATCCGTGCAGCCTTCCAGCGCCGACTCGATCCGGAACGCATGATCACGGTCATTGTGGGCGGGGAGGGTTGA
- a CDS encoding fructosamine kinase family protein, protein MSALNTSISEATGKSFRLDHDQSAGGGCINQASVITGADGRHFFVKWNSARLADMFAAEAEGLATLAEARAIRVPEPVCHGLEDDRCFLVMELLELGGRLDPARFGEGLARMHRHTAEHFGWHRDNTIGATPQINAWRDDWIDFWREQRLGFQIDLAAKRGGGSSLRDAVQAVMDTLPAFFDGYRPVPSVLHGDLWSGNWDADGEGNPVIYDPAVYFGDRETDLAMTELFGGPGQRFYDAYHATWPVDPGYRVRKDLYNLYHLLNHFNLFGGGYAGQSERLATRLLCEVR, encoded by the coding sequence ATGTCAGCACTGAACACTTCGATCAGCGAAGCCACCGGCAAATCCTTTCGCCTCGACCACGACCAGTCGGCCGGCGGGGGCTGCATCAACCAGGCGTCCGTCATCACGGGCGCTGACGGCCGACACTTCTTCGTCAAGTGGAACAGCGCCCGGCTGGCGGACATGTTCGCGGCGGAGGCCGAGGGGCTTGCGACGCTCGCCGAGGCAAGGGCCATTCGCGTGCCCGAACCCGTGTGTCACGGCCTAGAGGACGACCGCTGTTTCCTGGTGATGGAACTTCTGGAACTGGGCGGACGGCTTGACCCGGCGCGCTTCGGAGAGGGGCTGGCCCGGATGCACCGGCATACGGCCGAGCACTTCGGCTGGCACCGGGACAATACCATCGGCGCGACGCCCCAGATCAACGCCTGGCGTGACGACTGGATCGACTTCTGGCGAGAGCAGCGGCTGGGTTTCCAGATCGACCTGGCCGCGAAGCGGGGCGGCGGTTCATCGCTTCGGGATGCAGTGCAAGCCGTCATGGACACGCTGCCCGCCTTCTTCGACGGCTACCGGCCCGTTCCGTCGGTGCTGCACGGCGATCTGTGGAGCGGCAACTGGGACGCGGACGGTGAAGGCAACCCCGTGATCTACGACCCGGCCGTCTACTTCGGCGACCGGGAGACGGATCTTGCCATGACGGAACTCTTCGGAGGACCGGGACAACGATTCTACGACGCCTACCACGCCACCTGGCCCGTTGACCCGGGCTACCGGGTACGCAAGGACCTCTACAACCTCTACCACCTGCTGAACCACTTCAATCTGTTCGGCGGCGGCTATGCCGGGCAATCGGAGCGTTTGGCAACGCGCTTGCTTTGCGAAGTACGGTGA
- the rsmD gene encoding 16S rRNA (guanine(966)-N(2))-methyltransferase RsmD codes for MKRRRPSPPRPGAPGRLRIVAGEWRGRRLAVPKAEGLRPTPDRVRETLFNWLQGIVPGARCLDLFAGAGGLGFEAASRGAARVVMVESVPEVAAHLREQVQRLDAGHRIEVVADDALRYLRRCDETFDLVFLDPPFQGDLLSRSLAILAEGRCLRPEARVYLEYAASGDLPALPEGWHVAREGRAGDSAHLLTGPIAEASVGGA; via the coding sequence ATGAAACGCCGCCGCCCAAGCCCGCCACGCCCCGGTGCACCGGGGCGTTTGCGCATTGTTGCCGGCGAATGGCGGGGGCGCAGGCTGGCCGTGCCGAAGGCCGAGGGGCTTCGGCCCACGCCGGACCGGGTGCGCGAAACCCTGTTCAACTGGCTGCAGGGTATCGTGCCCGGCGCCCGCTGCCTGGACCTGTTCGCCGGGGCGGGTGGTCTGGGATTCGAGGCGGCCTCAAGGGGCGCCGCGCGCGTGGTGATGGTGGAGTCCGTGCCCGAGGTGGCAGCCCATCTCCGGGAGCAGGTGCAACGGCTGGATGCCGGGCATCGCATCGAGGTTGTTGCCGACGATGCGTTGCGTTACCTGCGCCGGTGCGACGAGACTTTCGACCTGGTCTTCCTGGACCCGCCGTTTCAGGGTGACCTTCTGAGCCGGTCCCTCGCCATCCTCGCCGAAGGCCGATGCCTGCGGCCGGAGGCCCGCGTTTACCTGGAATACGCCGCTTCGGGCGATCTCCCTGCGCTGCCCGAGGGCTGGCACGTTGCCCGAGAAGGTCGCGCCGGCGACAGCGCGCATCTCCTGACCGGACCGATTGCGGAGGCTTCCGTCGGCGGAGCGTAG
- the soxA gene encoding sulfur oxidation c-type cytochrome SoxA, whose protein sequence is MIVPESRDFPTIAYDEERAPRPPENATLPENTGNAAAGKALTYNPGKGRCLACHMLGPDSEQPGDLGPNLSDYGKRGFSHAYTYQQIWDARVHNQDSAMPPFGTNELLSAAEIMDIVAYLHTLTTPVAVPGRPKEPQRSRRERVFVAGEDLSVADDYVDAGRAAFRRPGNNGRACASCHAAGEAGDDISRAAARFPRFDEAKDAVVTLEDRVNMCRETHMDSPAIEYGSRAMNVLTSYLRHLSRGQKIQVSAEGPAAEAFERGRSLYYRRAGQLNYSCAECHAKHSGKWLRGQYLRPLDDVSGDWPKHFIAGHDLGLISMQQRIRHCQIVTRTYPLELGSREYAELEFYMTVLSEGTPVLAPTRSRLRGE, encoded by the coding sequence ATGATCGTACCCGAGTCAAGAGACTTTCCCACCATCGCCTATGACGAGGAGCGTGCCCCCCGGCCGCCCGAAAACGCGACACTGCCGGAGAACACCGGCAACGCCGCAGCCGGCAAAGCGCTCACCTACAACCCGGGCAAGGGCCGCTGCTTGGCCTGCCACATGCTGGGTCCGGATTCGGAGCAGCCCGGAGACCTGGGGCCGAACCTGAGCGACTATGGAAAGCGGGGATTCTCCCACGCGTACACCTACCAGCAGATCTGGGACGCCAGGGTTCACAATCAGGATTCCGCGATGCCGCCCTTCGGCACGAACGAACTGTTGTCCGCGGCGGAGATCATGGACATCGTCGCCTATCTCCACACCCTTACCACTCCGGTCGCCGTGCCGGGTCGACCGAAGGAGCCGCAACGATCACGACGGGAGCGGGTGTTCGTGGCGGGTGAGGATCTCAGCGTAGCCGACGATTACGTCGATGCGGGCAGGGCGGCCTTCAGGCGCCCCGGCAACAACGGACGCGCCTGCGCGTCCTGTCATGCCGCAGGCGAGGCCGGTGATGACATCAGCCGCGCCGCCGCTCGCTTTCCCCGCTTCGACGAGGCGAAGGACGCGGTCGTCACCCTGGAGGATCGCGTCAATATGTGCCGTGAAACACACATGGACAGCCCTGCGATCGAATACGGATCGCGCGCGATGAACGTATTGACAAGCTACCTGAGGCATCTGTCTCGCGGCCAGAAGATCCAGGTCTCGGCGGAGGGGCCCGCTGCCGAAGCGTTCGAACGCGGCAGGTCCCTTTACTACCGACGAGCCGGGCAACTCAACTATTCATGTGCCGAGTGTCATGCGAAGCATTCGGGCAAGTGGCTGAGGGGGCAGTATCTGCGCCCTCTTGACGACGTCTCCGGTGATTGGCCCAAACACTTCATTGCCGGGCATGATCTTGGCCTGATCAGCATGCAGCAGAGGATCCGACACTGCCAGATCGTGACACGCACGTATCCCCTTGAGTTGGGATCCAGGGAGTATGCGGAGTTGGAGTTCTATATGACGGTGCTGTCAGAAGGCACGCCGGTCCTTGCGCCGACCAGGTCCCGCCTGCGGGGGGAATAA
- a CDS encoding NAD(P)-dependent oxidoreductase, giving the protein MTHVGLLGTGLMGVPMGQALLYAGHDLRVYNRTRERAKPLLDAGARWCDSPAQVLEDSGVVILMLSDRAAIDATLLSDETRAQIAGRTIIQMGTIAPNESRAVRDAVLCAGGAYLEAPVLGSIPEAKSSKLLVMVGADTDGQFDQWHDLFTAFGPNPVRVGEVGQAAALKLAFNQLIASLTAAFSLSLALVRREGVSVEVFMEMLRESALYAPTFDKKLERMLEADFSNPNFPVRHMLKDVNLVAMAAREAGLDAGLLEPVRANLERVMAEGHGDDDYSALCLGLEQAKPAPA; this is encoded by the coding sequence ATGACACATGTGGGACTACTGGGAACGGGACTCATGGGTGTGCCCATGGGCCAGGCGTTGCTGTACGCGGGGCATGATCTGCGCGTTTACAATCGCACCCGCGAGCGGGCGAAGCCCCTGCTGGATGCCGGTGCGCGGTGGTGCGATTCACCGGCACAAGTGCTGGAGGATTCCGGGGTGGTGATCCTGATGCTCAGCGACCGGGCCGCCATTGACGCGACCCTCTTGTCCGATGAAACCCGCGCGCAGATCGCCGGGCGCACGATCATCCAGATGGGCACTATCGCACCCAACGAGAGCCGGGCCGTGCGCGATGCGGTACTGTGTGCCGGTGGCGCCTATCTGGAGGCGCCGGTGCTGGGCAGTATCCCGGAGGCGAAGTCCTCGAAGCTGCTGGTGATGGTCGGGGCGGATACCGATGGACAGTTCGATCAGTGGCATGATCTCTTCACCGCCTTCGGCCCCAACCCGGTACGCGTGGGCGAGGTGGGACAGGCCGCCGCGCTCAAGCTCGCCTTCAATCAGCTCATCGCCAGCCTCACCGCCGCCTTTTCCCTGAGCCTTGCGCTGGTCCGGCGGGAGGGTGTGTCCGTGGAGGTGTTCATGGAGATGTTGCGCGAGAGTGCCCTCTATGCGCCCACTTTCGACAAAAAGCTGGAACGGATGCTCGAGGCGGATTTCTCCAACCCCAACTTCCCCGTCAGGCACATGCTCAAGGACGTGAACCTGGTGGCCATGGCGGCCCGGGAGGCGGGGCTGGATGCGGGCCTGCTCGAGCCGGTGCGGGCGAACCTGGAACGGGTGATGGCCGAAGGCCATGGGGACGATGACTATTCGGCCCTCTGTCTCGGGTTGGAACAAGCCAAACCGGCTCCCGCGTAG
- a CDS encoding Spy/CpxP family protein refolding chaperone: MHRLTAILLALSLTQGGLSAADNQSPYVEYTERPIKALSAEEIDGLRAGRGMGFALAAELNGYPGPLHALEVADAIHLSESQRERTQTLYREMLDESRNLGERIVVLEAELDSAFATRTLTDERLRELTARIAELNGRVRYTHLRHHLEMTALLNPHQIELYNQVRGYGTRDGHARDHHHGDH, encoded by the coding sequence ATGCATCGCCTCACCGCGATCCTGCTGGCACTCAGCCTGACCCAGGGAGGTCTTTCCGCCGCCGATAACCAGAGTCCCTACGTCGAATACACTGAGCGCCCCATCAAGGCGCTGTCTGCCGAAGAGATCGATGGGCTGCGTGCAGGCCGGGGCATGGGTTTCGCCTTGGCCGCAGAACTCAACGGCTATCCAGGTCCCCTTCACGCCCTGGAGGTGGCCGATGCCATTCATCTTTCCGAATCCCAGCGCGAACGGACGCAGACCCTGTACAGGGAGATGCTTGATGAAAGCCGCAACCTTGGTGAACGTATCGTGGTTCTCGAAGCGGAACTGGATTCTGCCTTCGCCACACGTACGCTCACCGATGAGCGCCTTCGCGAACTGACGGCCCGCATTGCCGAACTCAACGGCCGAGTGCGCTACACGCACCTGCGCCACCACTTGGAGATGACTGCTCTTCTCAATCCGCATCAGATTGAGCTCTATAACCAGGTGCGGGGTTACGGGACCCGAGATGGCCACGCCCGCGACCACCACCACGGAGATCATTGA